In Caretta caretta isolate rCarCar2 chromosome 20, rCarCar1.hap1, whole genome shotgun sequence, a single window of DNA contains:
- the AAAS gene encoding aladin isoform X3: protein MCSLALFPPPPAPGDVTLYEFNNALVSGHVYETLPLAFQDQLADLPVLTIPKETLKAHSRLEHSTKPAFIHHQETLWKRCLNAWRDVGMCGVLNEIANAEEADLQWMKTGSRWTLALCHWVSSLHGSLFPHLSLCSEDMIAEFSQAVDWAGCSIRAFAWHPHSSKFAVALLDDSIRVYNTNSATVPILKHRLQRNVASMAWKPLCASILAVACQSCVLVWHLDPTSLSTRPSSGCAQVLAFTGHSPVTSLAWAPSGEMLLSASPVDTAMLVWDVSTENCVPLQWFGGGGVTYLAWSPDGSKVLATTPSAVFRVWEAQMWTCERWPTIKGHCQTGCWSPDGSRLLFTVLGESVIYSLSFSEYSGEMQGQVGGSKTASIVADLSETTFETPYGEERIGGEVHSMVWDPRGERLAALIRGNPETPESRTIVAVFRTRNSPVFELLPCGFLQGEPGAQPQLIAFHPCFKKGALLTVCWSTGRISHIPFFFVSAQFPCLRPSHSPVVALSSSSASVREQPLFSEL from the exons TTGGCTGATCTGCCTGTCCTAACCATCCCCAAGGAAACCCTGAAAGCTCACAGCCGGCTGGAGCATAGCACAAAACCCGCCTTCATCCACCACCAGGAGACCCTCTGGAAGAGATGTCTCAATGCATG GCGCGATGTGGGAATGTGTGGGGTGCTTAACGAGATAGCAAATGCGGAGGAGGCAG ATCTCCAGTGGATGAAAACAGGATCACGCTGGACTTTGGCTCTGTGCCACTGGGTCTCCTCTCTCCACGGCTCCCTGTTTCCCCATTTGTCA CTATGCAGTGAAGACATGATTGCAGAGTTCTCCCAGGCGGTGGACTG GGCTGGCTGCTCCATCCGGGCTTTTGCCTGGCACCCTCATTCCAGCAAGTTtgcagtggcccttttggacgACTCCATCCGAGTTTACAACACAAACAG CGCGACGGTCCCCATCCTGAAACACCGCTTGCAGAGGAATGTGGCCTCGATGGCGTGGAAGCCACTGTGTGCATCCATCCTCGCTGTGGCATGCCAGAGCTGTGTCTTGGTTTGGCACTTGGATCCTACTTCCCTTTCCACCAG GCCTTCCTCTGGCTGCGCCCAGGTTCTTGCCTTCACCGGTCACAGTCCCGTCACCAGCCTGGCATGGGCCCCCAGTGGAGAGATGCTGCTCTCGGCCTCGCCTGTTGATACTGCCATGCTT GTGTGGGACGTGTCCACGGAAAACTGTGTCCCGCTACAGTGGTTTGGAGGGGGTGGAGTCACTTACCTTGCTTGGTCACCCGATGGCAGCAAGGTGCTAGCAACCACACCCTCAGCAGTGTTCAG GGTGTGGGAAGCTCAAATGTGGACGTGCGAGAGGTGGCCCACCATCAAGGGGCACTGCCAG acagggtgctggagcccTGACGGCAGCCGATTGCTCTTTACGGTCCTGGGGGAGTCGGTCATTTACTCCTTGTCCTTCTCAGAGTACAGTG GCGAGATGCAAGGGCAAGTCGGAGGGTCAAAAACGGCGTCTATTGTGGCAGACCTGTCCGAGACCACCTTCGAGACGCCATATGGGGAGGAGAG GATCGGAGGGGAAGTGCACTCCATGGTCTGGGACCCCAGGGGCGAGAGGCTTGCGGCTCTCATCAGAG GGAATCCTGAAACCCCTGAAAGCAGGACAATCGTTGCTGTGTTTCGTACCCGCAACAGCCCCGTGTTCGAACTCCTGCCATG TGGCTTCCTGCAGGGTGAGCCAGGGGCTCAGCCGCAGCTGATCGCTTTCCATCCCTGCTTTAAGAAAGGGGCCCTCTTGACTGTG tgcTGGTCTACAGGGAGGATCAGCCACATCCCGTTTTTCTTTGTGAGCGCCCAGTTCCCCTGCTTGAGACCCAGCCACAGTCCTGTTGTGGccctgagcagcagcagtgccagTGTGCGGGAGCAGCCCTTGTTTTCGGAGCTGTGA
- the AAAS gene encoding aladin isoform X2 yields MCSLALFPPPPAPGDVTLYEFNNALVSGHVYETLPLAFQDQLADLPVLTIPKETLKAHSRLEHSTKPAFIHHQETLWKRCLNAWRDVGMCGVLNEIANAEEADLQWMKTGSRWTLALCHWVSSLHGSLFPHLSLCSEDMIAEFSQAVDWAGCSIRAFAWHPHSSKFAVALLDDSIRVYNTNRSPHSPSGSQLASKGILKRRLSQLILKCCRLSPPQAASPGWTFLPACAKSHPLTAGTRLQAAPGTLLKQTSATVPILKHRLQRNVASMAWKPLCASILAVACQSCVLVWHLDPTSLSTRPSSGCAQVLAFTGHSPVTSLAWAPSGEMLLSASPVDTAMLVWDVSTENCVPLQWFGGGGVTYLAWSPDGSKVLATTPSAVFRVWEAQMWTCERWPTIKGHCQTGCWSPDGSRLLFTVLGESVIYSLSFSEYSGEMQGQVGGSKTASIVADLSETTFETPYGEERIGGEVHSMVWDPRGERLAALIRGNPETPESRTIVAVFRTRNSPVFELLPCGFLQGEPGAQPQLIAFHPCFKKGALLTVASNCQKLGLDDRGCIHQITLFCSFPRKRLALAAVGRQDTGLDGPLV; encoded by the exons TTGGCTGATCTGCCTGTCCTAACCATCCCCAAGGAAACCCTGAAAGCTCACAGCCGGCTGGAGCATAGCACAAAACCCGCCTTCATCCACCACCAGGAGACCCTCTGGAAGAGATGTCTCAATGCATG GCGCGATGTGGGAATGTGTGGGGTGCTTAACGAGATAGCAAATGCGGAGGAGGCAG ATCTCCAGTGGATGAAAACAGGATCACGCTGGACTTTGGCTCTGTGCCACTGGGTCTCCTCTCTCCACGGCTCCCTGTTTCCCCATTTGTCA CTATGCAGTGAAGACATGATTGCAGAGTTCTCCCAGGCGGTGGACTG GGCTGGCTGCTCCATCCGGGCTTTTGCCTGGCACCCTCATTCCAGCAAGTTtgcagtggcccttttggacgACTCCATCCGAGTTTACAACACAAACAG GTCTCCCCACTCTCCAAGTGGGTCCCAGCTAGCAAGTAAAGGCATCCTTAAAAGAAGACTCTCCCAGCTCATTCTGAAGTGCTGCCGGCTTTCCCCTCCACAGGCTGCATCCCCTGGCTGGACTTTCTTGCCAGCATGTGCCAAATCACATCCATTAACTGCTGGGACTAGGCTGCAGGCTGCACCGGGCACGCTGCTTAAACAAACTAG CGCGACGGTCCCCATCCTGAAACACCGCTTGCAGAGGAATGTGGCCTCGATGGCGTGGAAGCCACTGTGTGCATCCATCCTCGCTGTGGCATGCCAGAGCTGTGTCTTGGTTTGGCACTTGGATCCTACTTCCCTTTCCACCAG GCCTTCCTCTGGCTGCGCCCAGGTTCTTGCCTTCACCGGTCACAGTCCCGTCACCAGCCTGGCATGGGCCCCCAGTGGAGAGATGCTGCTCTCGGCCTCGCCTGTTGATACTGCCATGCTT GTGTGGGACGTGTCCACGGAAAACTGTGTCCCGCTACAGTGGTTTGGAGGGGGTGGAGTCACTTACCTTGCTTGGTCACCCGATGGCAGCAAGGTGCTAGCAACCACACCCTCAGCAGTGTTCAG GGTGTGGGAAGCTCAAATGTGGACGTGCGAGAGGTGGCCCACCATCAAGGGGCACTGCCAG acagggtgctggagcccTGACGGCAGCCGATTGCTCTTTACGGTCCTGGGGGAGTCGGTCATTTACTCCTTGTCCTTCTCAGAGTACAGTG GCGAGATGCAAGGGCAAGTCGGAGGGTCAAAAACGGCGTCTATTGTGGCAGACCTGTCCGAGACCACCTTCGAGACGCCATATGGGGAGGAGAG GATCGGAGGGGAAGTGCACTCCATGGTCTGGGACCCCAGGGGCGAGAGGCTTGCGGCTCTCATCAGAG GGAATCCTGAAACCCCTGAAAGCAGGACAATCGTTGCTGTGTTTCGTACCCGCAACAGCCCCGTGTTCGAACTCCTGCCATG TGGCTTCCTGCAGGGTGAGCCAGGGGCTCAGCCGCAGCTGATCGCTTTCCATCCCTGCTTTAAGAAAGGGGCCCTCTTGACTGTG GCCTcgaactgccagaagctgggactggacgacaggggatgtaTCCATCAAATcaccctgttctgttcgttccctcggAAGcgcctggcactggccgctgttggaagacaggacactgggctagatggacctttggtctga
- the AAAS gene encoding aladin isoform X1: MCSLALFPPPPAPGDVTLYEFNNALVSGHVYETLPLAFQDQLADLPVLTIPKETLKAHSRLEHSTKPAFIHHQETLWKRCLNAWRDVGMCGVLNEIANAEEADLQWMKTGSRWTLALCHWVSSLHGSLFPHLSLCSEDMIAEFSQAVDWAGCSIRAFAWHPHSSKFAVALLDDSIRVYNTNRSPHSPSGSQLASKGILKRRLSQLILKCCRLSPPQAASPGWTFLPACAKSHPLTAGTRLQAAPGTLLKQTSATVPILKHRLQRNVASMAWKPLCASILAVACQSCVLVWHLDPTSLSTRPSSGCAQVLAFTGHSPVTSLAWAPSGEMLLSASPVDTAMLVWDVSTENCVPLQWFGGGGVTYLAWSPDGSKVLATTPSAVFRVWEAQMWTCERWPTIKGHCQTGCWSPDGSRLLFTVLGESVIYSLSFSEYSGEMQGQVGGSKTASIVADLSETTFETPYGEERIGGEVHSMVWDPRGERLAALIRGNPETPESRTIVAVFRTRNSPVFELLPCGFLQGEPGAQPQLIAFHPCFKKGALLTVCWSTGRISHIPFFFVSAQFPCLRPSHSPVVALSSSSASVREQPLFSEL; the protein is encoded by the exons TTGGCTGATCTGCCTGTCCTAACCATCCCCAAGGAAACCCTGAAAGCTCACAGCCGGCTGGAGCATAGCACAAAACCCGCCTTCATCCACCACCAGGAGACCCTCTGGAAGAGATGTCTCAATGCATG GCGCGATGTGGGAATGTGTGGGGTGCTTAACGAGATAGCAAATGCGGAGGAGGCAG ATCTCCAGTGGATGAAAACAGGATCACGCTGGACTTTGGCTCTGTGCCACTGGGTCTCCTCTCTCCACGGCTCCCTGTTTCCCCATTTGTCA CTATGCAGTGAAGACATGATTGCAGAGTTCTCCCAGGCGGTGGACTG GGCTGGCTGCTCCATCCGGGCTTTTGCCTGGCACCCTCATTCCAGCAAGTTtgcagtggcccttttggacgACTCCATCCGAGTTTACAACACAAACAG GTCTCCCCACTCTCCAAGTGGGTCCCAGCTAGCAAGTAAAGGCATCCTTAAAAGAAGACTCTCCCAGCTCATTCTGAAGTGCTGCCGGCTTTCCCCTCCACAGGCTGCATCCCCTGGCTGGACTTTCTTGCCAGCATGTGCCAAATCACATCCATTAACTGCTGGGACTAGGCTGCAGGCTGCACCGGGCACGCTGCTTAAACAAACTAG CGCGACGGTCCCCATCCTGAAACACCGCTTGCAGAGGAATGTGGCCTCGATGGCGTGGAAGCCACTGTGTGCATCCATCCTCGCTGTGGCATGCCAGAGCTGTGTCTTGGTTTGGCACTTGGATCCTACTTCCCTTTCCACCAG GCCTTCCTCTGGCTGCGCCCAGGTTCTTGCCTTCACCGGTCACAGTCCCGTCACCAGCCTGGCATGGGCCCCCAGTGGAGAGATGCTGCTCTCGGCCTCGCCTGTTGATACTGCCATGCTT GTGTGGGACGTGTCCACGGAAAACTGTGTCCCGCTACAGTGGTTTGGAGGGGGTGGAGTCACTTACCTTGCTTGGTCACCCGATGGCAGCAAGGTGCTAGCAACCACACCCTCAGCAGTGTTCAG GGTGTGGGAAGCTCAAATGTGGACGTGCGAGAGGTGGCCCACCATCAAGGGGCACTGCCAG acagggtgctggagcccTGACGGCAGCCGATTGCTCTTTACGGTCCTGGGGGAGTCGGTCATTTACTCCTTGTCCTTCTCAGAGTACAGTG GCGAGATGCAAGGGCAAGTCGGAGGGTCAAAAACGGCGTCTATTGTGGCAGACCTGTCCGAGACCACCTTCGAGACGCCATATGGGGAGGAGAG GATCGGAGGGGAAGTGCACTCCATGGTCTGGGACCCCAGGGGCGAGAGGCTTGCGGCTCTCATCAGAG GGAATCCTGAAACCCCTGAAAGCAGGACAATCGTTGCTGTGTTTCGTACCCGCAACAGCCCCGTGTTCGAACTCCTGCCATG TGGCTTCCTGCAGGGTGAGCCAGGGGCTCAGCCGCAGCTGATCGCTTTCCATCCCTGCTTTAAGAAAGGGGCCCTCTTGACTGTG tgcTGGTCTACAGGGAGGATCAGCCACATCCCGTTTTTCTTTGTGAGCGCCCAGTTCCCCTGCTTGAGACCCAGCCACAGTCCTGTTGTGGccctgagcagcagcagtgccagTGTGCGGGAGCAGCCCTTGTTTTCGGAGCTGTGA
- the AAAS gene encoding aladin isoform X4, translating into MCGVLNEIANAEEADLQWMKTGSRWTLALCHWVSSLHGSLFPHLSLCSEDMIAEFSQAVDWAGCSIRAFAWHPHSSKFAVALLDDSIRVYNTNRSPHSPSGSQLASKGILKRRLSQLILKCCRLSPPQAASPGWTFLPACAKSHPLTAGTRLQAAPGTLLKQTSATVPILKHRLQRNVASMAWKPLCASILAVACQSCVLVWHLDPTSLSTRPSSGCAQVLAFTGHSPVTSLAWAPSGEMLLSASPVDTAMLVWDVSTENCVPLQWFGGGGVTYLAWSPDGSKVLATTPSAVFRVWEAQMWTCERWPTIKGHCQTGCWSPDGSRLLFTVLGESVIYSLSFSEYSGEMQGQVGGSKTASIVADLSETTFETPYGEERIGGEVHSMVWDPRGERLAALIRGNPETPESRTIVAVFRTRNSPVFELLPCGFLQGEPGAQPQLIAFHPCFKKGALLTVCWSTGRISHIPFFFVSAQFPCLRPSHSPVVALSSSSASVREQPLFSEL; encoded by the exons ATGTGTGGGGTGCTTAACGAGATAGCAAATGCGGAGGAGGCAG ATCTCCAGTGGATGAAAACAGGATCACGCTGGACTTTGGCTCTGTGCCACTGGGTCTCCTCTCTCCACGGCTCCCTGTTTCCCCATTTGTCA CTATGCAGTGAAGACATGATTGCAGAGTTCTCCCAGGCGGTGGACTG GGCTGGCTGCTCCATCCGGGCTTTTGCCTGGCACCCTCATTCCAGCAAGTTtgcagtggcccttttggacgACTCCATCCGAGTTTACAACACAAACAG GTCTCCCCACTCTCCAAGTGGGTCCCAGCTAGCAAGTAAAGGCATCCTTAAAAGAAGACTCTCCCAGCTCATTCTGAAGTGCTGCCGGCTTTCCCCTCCACAGGCTGCATCCCCTGGCTGGACTTTCTTGCCAGCATGTGCCAAATCACATCCATTAACTGCTGGGACTAGGCTGCAGGCTGCACCGGGCACGCTGCTTAAACAAACTAG CGCGACGGTCCCCATCCTGAAACACCGCTTGCAGAGGAATGTGGCCTCGATGGCGTGGAAGCCACTGTGTGCATCCATCCTCGCTGTGGCATGCCAGAGCTGTGTCTTGGTTTGGCACTTGGATCCTACTTCCCTTTCCACCAG GCCTTCCTCTGGCTGCGCCCAGGTTCTTGCCTTCACCGGTCACAGTCCCGTCACCAGCCTGGCATGGGCCCCCAGTGGAGAGATGCTGCTCTCGGCCTCGCCTGTTGATACTGCCATGCTT GTGTGGGACGTGTCCACGGAAAACTGTGTCCCGCTACAGTGGTTTGGAGGGGGTGGAGTCACTTACCTTGCTTGGTCACCCGATGGCAGCAAGGTGCTAGCAACCACACCCTCAGCAGTGTTCAG GGTGTGGGAAGCTCAAATGTGGACGTGCGAGAGGTGGCCCACCATCAAGGGGCACTGCCAG acagggtgctggagcccTGACGGCAGCCGATTGCTCTTTACGGTCCTGGGGGAGTCGGTCATTTACTCCTTGTCCTTCTCAGAGTACAGTG GCGAGATGCAAGGGCAAGTCGGAGGGTCAAAAACGGCGTCTATTGTGGCAGACCTGTCCGAGACCACCTTCGAGACGCCATATGGGGAGGAGAG GATCGGAGGGGAAGTGCACTCCATGGTCTGGGACCCCAGGGGCGAGAGGCTTGCGGCTCTCATCAGAG GGAATCCTGAAACCCCTGAAAGCAGGACAATCGTTGCTGTGTTTCGTACCCGCAACAGCCCCGTGTTCGAACTCCTGCCATG TGGCTTCCTGCAGGGTGAGCCAGGGGCTCAGCCGCAGCTGATCGCTTTCCATCCCTGCTTTAAGAAAGGGGCCCTCTTGACTGTG tgcTGGTCTACAGGGAGGATCAGCCACATCCCGTTTTTCTTTGTGAGCGCCCAGTTCCCCTGCTTGAGACCCAGCCACAGTCCTGTTGTGGccctgagcagcagcagtgccagTGTGCGGGAGCAGCCCTTGTTTTCGGAGCTGTGA
- the AAAS gene encoding aladin isoform X5, translated as MCSLALFPPPPAPGDVTLYEFNNALVSGHVYETLPLAFQDQLADLPVLTIPKETLKAHSRLEHSTKPAFIHHQETLWKRCLNAWRDVGMCGVLNEIANAEEADLQWMKTGSRWTLALCHWVSSLHGSLFPHLSLCSEDMIAEFSQAVDWAGCSIRAFAWHPHSSKFAVALLDDSIRVYNTNRSPHSPSGSQLASKGILKRRLSQLILKCCRLSPPQAASPGWTFLPACAKSHPLTAGTRLQAAPGTLLKQTSATVPILKHRLQRNVASMAWKPLCASILAVACQSCVLVWHLDPTSLSTRPSSGCAQVLAFTGHSPVTSLAWAPSGEMLLSASPVDTAMLVWDVSTENCVPLQWFGGGGVTYLAWSPDGSKVLATTPSAVFRVWEAQMWTCERWPTIKGHCQTGCWSPDGSRLLFTVLGESVIYSLSFSEYSGSEGKCTPWSGTPGARGLRLSSEGILKPLKAGQSLLCFVPATAPCSNSCHVASCRVSQGLSRS; from the exons TTGGCTGATCTGCCTGTCCTAACCATCCCCAAGGAAACCCTGAAAGCTCACAGCCGGCTGGAGCATAGCACAAAACCCGCCTTCATCCACCACCAGGAGACCCTCTGGAAGAGATGTCTCAATGCATG GCGCGATGTGGGAATGTGTGGGGTGCTTAACGAGATAGCAAATGCGGAGGAGGCAG ATCTCCAGTGGATGAAAACAGGATCACGCTGGACTTTGGCTCTGTGCCACTGGGTCTCCTCTCTCCACGGCTCCCTGTTTCCCCATTTGTCA CTATGCAGTGAAGACATGATTGCAGAGTTCTCCCAGGCGGTGGACTG GGCTGGCTGCTCCATCCGGGCTTTTGCCTGGCACCCTCATTCCAGCAAGTTtgcagtggcccttttggacgACTCCATCCGAGTTTACAACACAAACAG GTCTCCCCACTCTCCAAGTGGGTCCCAGCTAGCAAGTAAAGGCATCCTTAAAAGAAGACTCTCCCAGCTCATTCTGAAGTGCTGCCGGCTTTCCCCTCCACAGGCTGCATCCCCTGGCTGGACTTTCTTGCCAGCATGTGCCAAATCACATCCATTAACTGCTGGGACTAGGCTGCAGGCTGCACCGGGCACGCTGCTTAAACAAACTAG CGCGACGGTCCCCATCCTGAAACACCGCTTGCAGAGGAATGTGGCCTCGATGGCGTGGAAGCCACTGTGTGCATCCATCCTCGCTGTGGCATGCCAGAGCTGTGTCTTGGTTTGGCACTTGGATCCTACTTCCCTTTCCACCAG GCCTTCCTCTGGCTGCGCCCAGGTTCTTGCCTTCACCGGTCACAGTCCCGTCACCAGCCTGGCATGGGCCCCCAGTGGAGAGATGCTGCTCTCGGCCTCGCCTGTTGATACTGCCATGCTT GTGTGGGACGTGTCCACGGAAAACTGTGTCCCGCTACAGTGGTTTGGAGGGGGTGGAGTCACTTACCTTGCTTGGTCACCCGATGGCAGCAAGGTGCTAGCAACCACACCCTCAGCAGTGTTCAG GGTGTGGGAAGCTCAAATGTGGACGTGCGAGAGGTGGCCCACCATCAAGGGGCACTGCCAG acagggtgctggagcccTGACGGCAGCCGATTGCTCTTTACGGTCCTGGGGGAGTCGGTCATTTACTCCTTGTCCTTCTCAGAGTACAGTG GATCGGAGGGGAAGTGCACTCCATGGTCTGGGACCCCAGGGGCGAGAGGCTTGCGGCTCTCATCAGAG GGAATCCTGAAACCCCTGAAAGCAGGACAATCGTTGCTGTGTTTCGTACCCGCAACAGCCCCGTGTTCGAACTCCTGCCATG TGGCTTCCTGCAGGGTGAGCCAGGGGCTCAGCCGCAGCTGA